One window of Phoenix dactylifera cultivar Barhee BC4 chromosome 5, palm_55x_up_171113_PBpolish2nd_filt_p, whole genome shotgun sequence genomic DNA carries:
- the LOC120110859 gene encoding 1-aminocyclopropane-1-carboxylate oxidase homolog 1-like yields the protein MSPDYDRAREIKAFDETKAGVKGLADAGITKIPTFFFQPPDHFDDIDPADARLQIPVIDLRGVDSGGARREEVVGEVIRAAETLGFFQVVNHGIPAAVLDEMLAGVRRFHEEKAEVKREYYSRDSRRKVSFYSNFDLYQAPAANWRDSVFCWMAPEPPEPEELPLACRQITFEYSDHVKRLGNVLFELLSEALGLPSSYLKEMECAKGHALVSNYYPPCPEPHLTLGTSKHSDPDFLTILLQDHVGGLQVLHQQQWVDVPPMAGALVVNIGDLLQLISNDRLKSVEHRVLANNVGPRVSVACFFTMHLYPSSRLYGPIKELLSDESPPLYREILLRDFISYYDSKGLDGQSALSYFKL from the exons ATGTCCCCCGACTACGACCGGGCCCGGGAGATCAAAGCCTTCGACGAGACGAAAGCCGGCGTGAAGGGCCTCGCGGACGCTGGCATCACCAAGATCCCTACCTTCTTCTTCCAACCCCCCGACCACTTCGACGATATCGATCCCGCCGATGCTCGCCTGCAAATCCCCGTCATCGACCTCCGAGGCGTCGACTCCGGCGGCGCCCGGCGGGAGGAGGTGGTCGGCGAGGTGATACGGGCGGCGGAGACGCTGGGGTTCTTCCAGGTGGTGAACCACGGTATCCCCGCGGCGGTGCTCGACGAAATGCTTGCAGGGGTGCGGAGGTTCCACGAGGAGAAGGCCGAGGTGAAGAGGGAGTACTACTCCCgggattcgaggaggaaagTGAGCTTCTACAGTAATTTTGATCTTTATCAGGCGCCGGCGGCGAATTGGAGGGACTCCGTGTTCTGTTGGATGGCGCCGGAGCCTCCGGAGCCGGAGGAGTTGCCCCTTGCTTGCAG ACAAATAACCTTTGAATATTCAGATCATGTCAAGAGACTGGGAAATGTTTTGTTCGAATTACTATCAGAAGCCCTTGGCCTTCCCTCCAGCTACTTGAAAGAGATGGAGTGTGCTAAAGGGCATGCCCTTGTTTCAAACTATTATCCACCATGTCCAGAGCCACACCTCACTCTTGGAACTAGCAAGCATTCTGATCCAGACTTCCTTACCATCCTTCTACAAGACCATGTTGGTGGTTTGCAAGTACTTCATCAGCAACAATGGGTGGATGTACCTCCCATGGCAGGGGCTTTGGTGGTTAACATAGGCGACCTTCTACAG TTGATCTCCAACGACAGGCTCAAAAGCGTCGAGCACAGAGTGCTTGCGAACAATGTAGGCCCAAGAGTTTCAGTTGCATGCTTCTTCACCATGCATCTTTACCCATCCTCAAGGCTATATGGTCCGATCAAGGAGTTGCTATCTGATGAAAGCCCGCCATTGTATAGAGAGATCCTACTCAGGGATTTTATCTCGTACTATGACTCAAAAGGACTCGATGGACAATCAGCTTTAAGTTATTTTAAGTTGTAA